A region of Dioscorea cayenensis subsp. rotundata cultivar TDr96_F1 chromosome 5, TDr96_F1_v2_PseudoChromosome.rev07_lg8_w22 25.fasta, whole genome shotgun sequence DNA encodes the following proteins:
- the LOC120260742 gene encoding probable E3 ubiquitin-protein ligase RZFP34 produces MFAWLDQERMEALVYHSEPLICEEHVKSHGTIEHCIEIKASSSCLQLNLNDPEIDENFNSNKLLERAVMQFGCQHYRRRCRIQAPCCNEVFDCRDCHNEAQNSINVESVHRHNLPRHEVQNVICSLCGTEQMIQQVCIHCGVSMGRYFCETCKLFDDDTAKKLNNTTAMAVESAGCCYSNILKTSHPCIEWALLHDCPYLFESTNDVSVLPCGHTIHVNCFEGNATTLTVWEKLDIVIAATPMPESYHNLMVHILCNDCGVNSDVKFHIVAQKCLNCKSYKTPPDRKTCRHSFHNL; encoded by the exons ATGTTTGCCTGGCTTGATCAG GAGAGAATGGAGGCCTTAGTGTATCATTCTGAGCCTCTTATTTGTGAAGAGCATGTGAAGTCACATGGCACAATTGAACATTGCATTGAAATTAAGGCTTCCTCATCATGCTTGCAGCTGAATCTAAATGATCCAGAAATTGATGAGAACttcaattcaaataaattattagaaAGAGCAGTGATGCAATTTGG ATGTCAACATTATCGTCGTAGGTGCCGCATTCAAGCCCCATGCTGCAATGAAGTTTTTGATTGCCGGGACTGCCATAATGAGGCACAG AATTCGATTAATGTTGAAAGTGTGCATAGACATAACCTTCCTCGGCATGAAGTGCAAAAT gTCATCTGTTCGCTGTGTGGCACTGAACAAATG ATCCAGCAAGTGTGCATCCATTGTGGTGTATCCATGGGGAGATACTTCTGTGAGACATGCAAATTGTTTGATGATGAT ACCgcgaagaaattaaacaataccACTGCAATGGCTGTGGAATCTGCAG GTTGCTGCTATTCCAATATTTTAAAGACAAGTCATCCTTGCATTGAATGGGCTCTCCTTCATGATTGTCCT TATCTGTTTGAATCAACAAATGATGTGAGTGTCTTGCCATGTGGGCACACAATTCATGTAAATTGTTTTGAAGGAAATGCAACAACACTTACA GTCTGGGAGAAGCTGGACATTGTGATAGCAGCTACACCGATGCCCGAGTCATATCATAACTTAATG GTCCACATTCTGTGCAATGACTGTGGTGTGAATTCCGACGTCAAATTCCACATAGTTGCTCAGAAATGTCTAAACTGCAAGTCCTATAAGACTCCGCCAGATCGAAAAACCTGCAGGCATTCCTTCCACAACCtctga